The following coding sequences are from one Dehalococcoidia bacterium window:
- a CDS encoding potassium channel family protein translates to MSARRRLLRAALAVLALLALGTAGFALVERIDPFDALYQSVVTIATAGIERPQVTTVAGKLLTIVLLVIGAGVLVYTAGTVAQLALEGEFAAYFGGQRMRGRVEALRDHFIICGFGRVGEEVATELAARGMPFVVVDTTPERVTLAERRGYLVSPGDATRDETLIGAGVQRARCLIAASDTDANNTYIVLSAKSLNPALFIVARAGQAENERKLRQAGANRVVSPYLIAGRQMALWAIQPLFVDALQASSAGESEPILAQLLYDAAEQPTTVARLLAACPTTTVLALRRAGELIVAPQRTHDLAGGDELIVLGPEAELAQIHAGGVAVPARLPPRGPN, encoded by the coding sequence GTGTCCGCGCGACGCCGGCTGCTCCGCGCGGCGCTGGCGGTGCTCGCGCTGCTGGCGCTGGGGACGGCCGGCTTCGCGCTGGTGGAGCGTATCGATCCGTTTGATGCGCTCTATCAGTCCGTGGTGACGATCGCCACCGCGGGCATCGAGCGGCCGCAGGTCACGACGGTCGCCGGCAAGTTGCTGACGATCGTGCTGCTGGTGATCGGCGCGGGCGTACTCGTCTACACCGCGGGCACGGTGGCGCAGTTGGCGCTCGAAGGCGAGTTCGCCGCCTATTTCGGAGGGCAGCGCATGCGCGGCCGCGTCGAGGCGCTGCGCGACCACTTCATCATCTGCGGCTTCGGCCGCGTCGGTGAGGAGGTGGCGACCGAGCTTGCGGCGCGCGGCATGCCCTTTGTCGTGGTCGATACCACGCCGGAGCGCGTCACGCTCGCGGAGCGCCGCGGCTACCTCGTCTCTCCTGGCGACGCGACGCGGGACGAGACGCTTATTGGCGCGGGCGTGCAGCGGGCGCGCTGCCTGATCGCGGCCTCGGACACGGACGCCAACAACACCTACATCGTGCTGAGCGCGAAATCGCTCAACCCGGCGCTCTTCATCGTCGCCCGCGCCGGCCAGGCGGAGAACGAGCGCAAGCTGCGCCAGGCCGGCGCCAACCGCGTCGTCTCGCCCTATCTAATCGCCGGCCGCCAGATGGCCCTCTGGGCAATCCAGCCCTTGTTCGTCGACGCGTTGCAAGCCTCATCGGCCGGCGAGAGCGAGCCGATTCTCGCGCAACTGCTCTACGACGCCGCCGAGCAGCCGACGACCGTCGCGCGGCTGCTGGCCGCCTGTCCCACGACAACCGTGCTGGCTTTGCGACGTGCGGGCGAGCTGATCGTGGCGCCGCAGCGCACGCACGACCTGGCCGGCGGCGACGAGCTGATCGTGCTCGGCCCGGAGGCCGAACTGGCGCAGATCCACGCCGGCGGCGTGGCGGTGCCGGCGCGCCTGCCGCCGCGGGGGCCGAATTGA
- a CDS encoding sigma-70 family RNA polymerase sigma factor — protein MNEREWLADRFEEQRGHLQGVAYRMLGSLSEADDAVQESWLRLSRAGADGIDNLGGWLTTVVARVCLDMLRSRKSRREESLDVRTGEPPASAAAGADPEYEALLADSVGLAMLVVLDTLSPAERLAFVLHDLFAVPFEEIAPIVGRSPVAARQLASRARRRVHGAAPARAADLARQREVVDAFLAASRAGNFESLLELLDPDVVFQADEAVPAGSPREARGAAAVAAQFSGRALLARPALVNGAVGVVVAPRGRLMLVLGLTLAGGKIAAIDVIADPERLSQLELAVLDD, from the coding sequence ATGAACGAGCGCGAATGGCTGGCAGACCGCTTCGAGGAGCAGCGCGGCCACCTGCAGGGCGTGGCCTACCGCATGCTCGGCTCGCTGAGCGAGGCGGACGATGCCGTGCAGGAGTCGTGGCTGCGGCTGAGCCGCGCCGGTGCGGACGGTATCGATAACCTGGGCGGCTGGCTGACGACGGTGGTGGCGCGCGTATGCCTGGACATGCTGCGCTCGCGCAAGTCGCGGCGCGAAGAGTCGCTGGACGTGCGGACTGGCGAGCCGCCCGCGAGCGCCGCCGCCGGCGCCGACCCCGAATACGAGGCGCTGCTGGCCGACTCGGTTGGGCTCGCCATGCTCGTGGTGCTCGACACCCTGAGTCCGGCCGAGCGGCTGGCCTTCGTGCTGCACGACCTGTTCGCCGTGCCCTTCGAAGAGATTGCGCCCATCGTGGGGCGTTCACCGGTTGCGGCACGGCAGCTTGCCAGCCGCGCCCGCCGCCGGGTGCACGGCGCGGCGCCGGCTCGCGCTGCCGATCTCGCTCGCCAGCGCGAAGTGGTCGACGCCTTCCTCGCCGCCTCGCGCGCCGGCAACTTCGAGTCGCTGCTCGAGCTGCTCGACCCGGACGTGGTGTTCCAGGCCGACGAAGCCGTGCCGGCGGGCTCACCGCGGGAGGCCCGCGGGGCGGCGGCCGTGGCCGCGCAGTTCTCGGGGCGTGCGCTGCTGGCGCGGCCAGCGCTCGTCAACGGCGCCGTGGGCGTGGTCGTGGCCCCGCGCGGGCGGCTGATGCTCGTCCTCGGTCTCACGCTCGCGGGCGGCAAGATCGCCGCGATCGACGTGATCGCCGACCCGGAGCGCCTGAGCCAGCTCGAACTGGCGGTGCTCGACGACTGA
- a CDS encoding carboxymuconolactone decarboxylase family protein, producing MEPRMNNIATIMPDVVPGLQALAAAAEKGGVPASTIGLIELRASQINGCSVCVDMHPRFLKQAGESDERLFAVAAWRHTPYFSDAERAALALTEAVTRLSDREDPVPDAVWEEAARHYDEPALAELLVHIALINVWNRFNVATRQPAGCWAP from the coding sequence GTGGAACCGCGAATGAACAATATCGCGACGATCATGCCCGACGTGGTGCCGGGTCTGCAGGCCCTGGCGGCGGCCGCCGAGAAGGGCGGCGTACCGGCCTCTACCATCGGCCTGATCGAGCTGCGCGCCAGCCAGATCAACGGCTGCAGCGTGTGCGTCGACATGCACCCCCGCTTTCTGAAGCAGGCCGGCGAAAGCGACGAGCGGCTCTTCGCCGTGGCGGCCTGGCGGCACACGCCCTACTTCAGCGACGCCGAACGCGCCGCGCTGGCGCTCACCGAGGCCGTCACCCGGCTCAGCGACCGTGAGGATCCCGTGCCGGATGCCGTCTGGGAGGAGGCCGCCCGCCATTATGACGAGCCGGCGCTCGCGGAGCTGCTGGTTCACATCGCGCTGATCAACGTCTGGAATCGCTTCAACGTCGCCACGCGGCAGCCCGCCGGCTGCTGGGCGCCTTGA
- a CDS encoding diacylglycerol kinase family protein, with the protein MSARLLTVIRNPSARRRLRLSRLAAALEKLERRGWRVECRTTAHIGHATALAALAAQRGSEAVLVCGGDGTINEAVNGLAGSETALAVLPAGTINLWAREVGLSADPAAAVRLMLSGERRRVDLGRVGDRYFLMLASVGVDAVAVRAVMAERKRRWGRYAYLAAGVSDLLRHGGRPLAIEAGEVHFRGRALAAIVGNTRLYAGLLHAAHRARIDDGLLDLRVYAGAGVRQLLPQVVRTLAGRPPRADEVYVQAARVRIAAARPLPVQADGEPIGTTPMTFSAVPRALTVIVPPGLDSPLFTPTPTRPAAAERR; encoded by the coding sequence ATGAGTGCCAGGCTGCTCACCGTGATCCGCAATCCGAGCGCCCGCCGCCGGCTGCGGCTGTCTCGCCTTGCGGCGGCGCTGGAAAAGCTTGAACGGCGCGGCTGGCGCGTCGAATGTCGCACCACGGCCCATATCGGGCACGCGACCGCACTGGCCGCACTGGCCGCGCAGCGCGGCAGCGAGGCGGTGCTCGTCTGCGGCGGGGACGGCACGATCAACGAAGCGGTGAACGGCCTCGCCGGCAGCGAAACGGCGCTGGCCGTGCTGCCCGCGGGCACCATCAATCTCTGGGCGCGCGAAGTGGGGCTGAGCGCCGATCCGGCCGCGGCCGTACGCCTCATGCTGAGCGGCGAGCGGCGGCGCGTAGACCTTGGCCGCGTCGGCGATCGCTACTTCCTCATGCTGGCCAGCGTCGGCGTCGATGCAGTCGCGGTGCGGGCCGTGATGGCGGAGCGCAAACGGCGCTGGGGGCGCTACGCCTATCTCGCCGCGGGCGTTTCCGACCTGTTGCGCCACGGCGGCAGGCCGCTGGCGATCGAGGCAGGCGAGGTTCACTTCCGTGGGCGAGCATTGGCGGCGATCGTCGGCAACACGCGGCTCTACGCCGGCCTGCTGCACGCCGCCCACCGCGCCCGCATCGACGATGGCCTGCTCGATCTCCGCGTCTATGCGGGCGCCGGCGTGCGGCAACTGCTGCCGCAGGTGGTGCGCACGCTGGCCGGGCGGCCGCCGCGGGCGGACGAGGTCTACGTGCAGGCGGCGCGCGTCCGGATCGCGGCGGCGCGGCCGCTGCCGGTGCAGGCGGACGGCGAACCCATTGGCACGACGCCGATGACCTTCTCGGCCGTGCCGCGTGCCCTGACGGTGATCGTGCCCCCCGGCCTGGACTCGCCGCTGTTCACGCCGACGCCGACGCGGCCGGCAGCGGCCGAGCGGCGCTGA
- a CDS encoding PrsW family glutamic-type intramembrane protease, translated as MIRVPMPTWTRWILFSAALLCWWLGLVLSFGGFAAWAQAKASADPLAEVVLGSVGVVLYVAGCGLGLLAMPKFTGITGIALAPVFALAALAMLSGAVAVQRYGEMDDPARASTALIVGGVLCLGLALLFLANWLAWIKQPGASATVTHVLRAAAIWWGTLLVAQAVEAAVLAFAELSRGVGLHGDGHDHLFLVLTYAGSAAIYIAAGAVLFWHGAGALTGVPSRGYRPPAFWKPGLIAVTAIGAGAVLLLGNAAIWLLPLLHVLAVLLPGISILALVSRAGRRGGLQAHSSWREITLMVAYGAALAATVAGIVNTTLLVAEFLPFLGEFNRRSVTALNDRTAFVLLLIGISVLAPLDEEFCKGFGVRLLKRHNPTRYQAFLWGLASGVGFGMVEANAYGAGAFHQSAYRWWDGVLLRGAASSLHALTSSIVGIGWFYCFRGRRLRFAGFYLLAVVLHGSWNAMNLLTVARVLPGFKRLSDHAVEIGLEVGLAIIALGILTVLWRLARRLAHDDTSPAELPPAPPLSAARPLPAASASA; from the coding sequence GTGATCCGTGTGCCGATGCCGACCTGGACGCGGTGGATCCTCTTCTCCGCCGCGCTGCTGTGCTGGTGGCTCGGGCTGGTCCTGAGCTTCGGCGGCTTCGCGGCCTGGGCTCAGGCCAAAGCCTCCGCCGATCCGCTTGCCGAGGTCGTTCTGGGCAGCGTCGGCGTCGTCCTCTACGTCGCCGGCTGCGGCCTCGGCCTGCTGGCGATGCCCAAGTTCACGGGCATCACCGGCATCGCGCTCGCGCCGGTCTTCGCGCTCGCGGCCCTGGCGATGCTCTCTGGCGCCGTCGCCGTGCAGCGCTACGGAGAGATGGACGATCCGGCTCGGGCGAGCACTGCTCTGATCGTCGGCGGCGTGCTCTGCCTGGGGCTGGCGTTGCTGTTCCTGGCGAATTGGCTCGCCTGGATCAAGCAGCCCGGTGCCTCGGCCACCGTGACGCACGTGCTGCGCGCCGCCGCGATCTGGTGGGGCACACTGCTTGTGGCGCAGGCGGTCGAAGCCGCCGTGCTGGCCTTCGCCGAGCTGTCGCGAGGCGTAGGGCTGCACGGCGACGGGCACGATCATCTCTTTCTCGTCCTGACGTACGCCGGCTCGGCCGCCATCTACATCGCGGCGGGCGCGGTCCTCTTCTGGCACGGCGCAGGCGCGCTCACAGGCGTCCCCTCGCGTGGCTACCGGCCGCCCGCATTCTGGAAGCCTGGGCTCATCGCCGTGACCGCGATCGGCGCCGGCGCCGTGCTGCTGCTGGGCAACGCGGCGATCTGGCTGCTGCCCCTGCTGCACGTGCTCGCCGTGCTGCTGCCCGGCATCAGTATCCTGGCGCTGGTCTCTCGGGCCGGGCGCCGCGGCGGCTTGCAGGCGCATTCGTCCTGGCGCGAGATCACGCTGATGGTCGCCTACGGCGCCGCGCTTGCCGCCACCGTCGCCGGCATTGTCAACACCACGCTGCTCGTGGCCGAGTTTCTGCCTTTCCTCGGCGAGTTCAACCGCAGGTCGGTCACGGCGCTCAACGATCGCACCGCCTTCGTCCTGCTGTTGATCGGCATCTCGGTGCTGGCGCCGCTGGACGAGGAGTTTTGCAAGGGCTTCGGCGTGCGCCTGCTGAAGCGGCACAACCCCACGCGCTACCAGGCGTTCCTCTGGGGGCTGGCCTCGGGCGTCGGCTTCGGCATGGTCGAGGCCAACGCCTACGGCGCCGGCGCCTTTCATCAGTCGGCGTACCGCTGGTGGGACGGTGTGCTGCTGCGCGGCGCGGCCAGCTCGCTGCACGCACTGACCAGCAGCATCGTCGGCATCGGCTGGTTCTACTGCTTCCGCGGCCGCCGGCTGCGGTTTGCCGGCTTCTACCTGCTGGCCGTCGTCCTGCACGGCTCCTGGAACGCGATGAACCTGCTGACCGTGGCGCGCGTGCTGCCCGGCTTCAAGCGCCTCTCCGACCACGCCGTCGAGATCGGGCTGGAAGTTGGGTTGGCGATTATCGCCCTGGGCATCCTCACCGTGCTCTGGCGGCTGGCCCGCCGCCTGGCGCACGACGACACGTCGCCGGCTGAGTTGCCGCCGGCGCCGCCACTCAGCGCCGCTCGGCCGCTGCCGGCCGCGTCGGCGTCGGCGTGA
- the recF gene encoding DNA replication/repair protein RecF codes for MYLARLRLSNFRNYERLDFTPGAGVTLIHGQNAQGKSNLLEAIYLLATTRPARGSEADLIRWQAAAEGFGVARVVGEAERKQGPVAVEIAVAPRQENGSVPERRGAGHASKRLKLNGVPRRASDVIGQIAAVLFTAADIDLITGPPALRRRYLDITISQTDPLYVRALQRYQRVLLQRNSLLRRIGEGQARSDELAYWDEQLVREGAQIVRTRRQTMAALEIAAREAHAALSGGRERLTIAYAPQTPLPDGPSPPLGEIEAGLRGGLHRQQRREIALGQTLIGPHRDDLQFSLDGVLVSAFGSRAQQRTAALALRLAETVFLTSAGRDPPLLLLDDIFSELDETRRSAVLDALGGAEQVFVTTAEPERFGAKFRRGAAVYEVCAGVLRREEQSA; via the coding sequence ATGTACCTCGCGCGCCTGAGGCTCAGCAACTTCCGCAACTACGAGCGCCTGGACTTCACTCCGGGCGCCGGCGTCACGTTGATCCACGGACAGAACGCCCAGGGCAAGTCGAACCTGCTGGAGGCGATCTACCTGCTGGCGACGACGCGTCCCGCCCGCGGCAGCGAGGCCGATCTGATCCGCTGGCAGGCTGCGGCCGAGGGCTTCGGCGTGGCGCGCGTGGTGGGCGAGGCGGAGCGCAAGCAGGGCCCCGTCGCGGTGGAGATCGCCGTGGCGCCGCGCCAGGAGAACGGGAGCGTGCCGGAACGGCGGGGCGCCGGCCACGCCAGCAAGCGGCTGAAACTCAACGGCGTGCCGCGCCGCGCCTCGGACGTAATCGGCCAGATCGCCGCCGTGCTCTTCACCGCCGCCGACATCGACCTGATCACGGGACCGCCTGCACTGCGGCGGCGCTACCTCGACATCACGATATCACAGACCGATCCGCTCTACGTCCGCGCCCTGCAGCGCTACCAGCGCGTGCTGCTGCAACGCAACTCGCTGCTGCGCCGCATCGGCGAGGGCCAGGCGCGCAGCGACGAGCTGGCCTACTGGGACGAGCAACTGGTGCGCGAGGGGGCGCAGATTGTGCGCACGCGCCGGCAAACGATGGCGGCGCTGGAGATCGCCGCGCGCGAGGCGCACGCCGCGCTCAGCGGCGGCCGTGAGCGGCTGACGATCGCCTACGCGCCGCAGACGCCGCTGCCGGACGGGCCTTCGCCGCCGCTTGGTGAGATCGAAGCCGGTCTGCGCGGCGGCCTGCACCGGCAGCAGCGCCGCGAGATCGCCCTCGGCCAAACGCTGATCGGTCCGCACCGCGACGACCTGCAGTTCAGCCTCGACGGCGTGCTGGTCTCCGCCTTCGGCTCGCGGGCGCAGCAGCGCACGGCGGCGCTGGCTCTGCGCCTGGCGGAAACCGTCTTCCTCACCAGCGCCGGCCGCGATCCGCCGCTGCTGCTGCTGGACGACATCTTCTCGGAGCTGGACGAGACGCGGCGCTCGGCGGTGCTGGACGCGCTGGGCGGCGCGGAGCAGGTGTTCGTCACCACGGCCGAGCCGGAGCGCTTCGGCGCCAAGTTCCGCCGCGGTGCCGCCGTTTACGAAGTCTGCGCCGGCGTCTTGCGCCGCGAGGAGCAGAGCGCGTGA
- a CDS encoding LLM class F420-dependent oxidoreductase, whose product MKLGVVFPQTEIGNDPAAIRDYAQAAEGAGYNHLLVFDHVVGADPAQYSPWRGPYTFQSAFHEPFVLFGYLAGQTRRLELVTGILIAPQRQTALIAKQAAAVDVLSGGRLRLGVGVGWNAVEFEALGQDFHTRGRRMAEQIGLLRALWTKPVVDFDGRWDRVRAAGINPLPVQQPIPIWMGGMSEPVLKRIARLADGWFPQFQPGDEARAILDRLHGYLREAGRPISAVGIEGRLSTSQVPQERWSEAARAWREIGATHLSFNTMGAGFSTPQQHIDAVRRFHDVVAAVAV is encoded by the coding sequence ATGAAGCTCGGCGTCGTCTTCCCGCAGACCGAAATCGGCAACGATCCCGCGGCGATCCGTGATTACGCGCAGGCGGCGGAGGGCGCCGGCTACAATCACCTGCTGGTCTTCGACCACGTGGTCGGCGCCGATCCGGCGCAGTACAGTCCCTGGCGCGGCCCCTACACGTTTCAAAGCGCCTTCCACGAACCGTTCGTGCTCTTCGGCTACCTGGCCGGGCAGACGCGCCGGCTCGAGCTGGTGACGGGTATCCTGATCGCGCCGCAGCGGCAGACGGCGCTGATCGCCAAGCAGGCCGCCGCGGTGGATGTGCTCAGCGGCGGCCGGCTGCGCCTCGGCGTGGGCGTGGGCTGGAACGCCGTGGAGTTCGAGGCGCTCGGCCAGGACTTCCACACGCGCGGCCGGCGCATGGCGGAGCAGATTGGGCTGCTCCGCGCCCTGTGGACGAAGCCGGTGGTGGACTTCGACGGGCGCTGGGACCGCGTGCGCGCCGCCGGCATCAACCCGCTGCCGGTGCAGCAGCCGATCCCGATCTGGATGGGCGGCATGAGCGAGCCGGTGCTGAAGCGCATCGCCCGCCTGGCCGACGGCTGGTTTCCGCAGTTCCAGCCCGGCGATGAGGCGCGGGCAATCCTCGATCGCCTGCACGGCTACCTGCGCGAGGCCGGCCGTCCGATCAGCGCCGTCGGCATCGAGGGGCGCCTAAGCACGTCGCAGGTGCCGCAGGAGCGCTGGAGCGAGGCCGCCCGTGCCTGGCGCGAGATCGGCGCTACGCACCTCTCCTTCAACACGATGGGCGCGGGCTTCAGCACGCCGCAGCAGCACATCGATGCCGTACGCCGCTTCCATGATGTCGTCGCAGCCGTCGCGGTCTAG
- a CDS encoding RecX family transcriptional regulator yields MSTITSIERERRGGRVAVIVDEAAGEPWVRVHREAVYALGLRVGQEASDDLRDRLEQEDARHRAYEASLHLLSYRPRSEQELRDRLRRKGLPAEAIAATVERLRGAGLLNDEQFARQWVAERGSGAHARGRSLLAAELRARGVRDAGAAAALSEVDDEAQVRAVARAHAAKLRVATYEEFYRRLGSFLQRRGFGYGVVGPIVRELWRERGGESAEDDE; encoded by the coding sequence ATGAGCACGATCACCAGCATCGAACGCGAGCGGCGCGGCGGACGCGTCGCGGTCATCGTCGACGAAGCGGCCGGCGAACCCTGGGTCCGGGTGCACCGCGAGGCCGTCTATGCGCTCGGCCTGCGCGTCGGGCAGGAAGCAAGCGACGACCTCCGCGACCGCCTGGAGCAGGAAGACGCGCGCCACCGCGCCTACGAAGCGTCGCTTCATCTCCTCAGCTACCGTCCGCGCTCCGAGCAGGAGCTGCGCGATCGGCTGCGGCGCAAAGGGCTGCCCGCCGAGGCGATCGCGGCGACGGTTGAGCGCCTGCGCGGCGCCGGCCTGCTGAACGACGAGCAGTTTGCCCGCCAGTGGGTGGCCGAACGCGGCAGCGGCGCCCACGCCCGCGGCCGCTCGCTGCTGGCCGCCGAGCTGCGGGCGCGCGGCGTGCGCGACGCCGGCGCCGCCGCGGCGCTGAGCGAAGTCGACGACGAGGCGCAGGTCCGCGCCGTCGCCCGTGCCCACGCCGCGAAGCTGCGCGTGGCGACGTACGAGGAGTTCTACCGGCGGCTGGGCAGCTTCTTGCAGCGGCGCGGCTTCGGCTACGGCGTGGTCGGGCCGATCGTGCGCGAGCTGTGGCGTGAACGCGGCGGCGAGTCGGCCGAGGACGACGAGTAA
- the rny gene encoding ribonuclease Y, with protein MLVLVIVLAIAVLLLAAGAMYLYARKPGPATEPLRQPQAEQPDGQAAQANAARIVGEAETRQKEILLEAKEEAIRLRTQAELELRERTGELQRQERRLVQKEENLDRKAEAYERRERQLTQREQEAEAARAQLEELRQQRLHEIERVGQLSSAEARELLMSEVEREVREDAIRRMQQIEAEYKEQAGRRAREIVATAIQRITSDVTAETTVSVVPIPSDDMKGRIIGREGRNIRALEQATGCDLIIDDTPDAVTLSGFDPVRREIARIALSHLVQDGRIHPTRIEEVVEKARGEVEASLRGDGETAAVEAGVPNLHPELMRLLGKLKYRMSLGQNVLKHSQETAQIGALLAAELKADVSIVRRAGLLHDIGKAADHEVEGSHAQIGAELAKRFGMPPAVVHCIEAHKDEVEPRSVEATLVQIADAIAGQRPGARRESLEYYVKRLEDLEVVANGFEGVRESFAIQAGREVRVIVKPEQIDELATMRLARDLSRKIEETMEYPGQVKVTVVRETRAVEYAR; from the coding sequence ATGCTGGTACTGGTGATCGTACTGGCGATTGCGGTCCTCCTTCTCGCCGCCGGTGCGATGTATCTCTACGCCCGCAAGCCCGGTCCGGCCACCGAGCCGCTCCGGCAGCCGCAGGCGGAGCAACCGGACGGGCAGGCCGCCCAGGCCAATGCGGCGCGCATCGTCGGCGAGGCGGAGACCCGCCAGAAAGAGATCCTGCTCGAAGCGAAGGAAGAGGCGATCCGCCTGCGCACCCAGGCCGAGCTGGAGCTGCGCGAGCGCACCGGCGAGCTGCAGCGGCAGGAACGCCGCCTCGTGCAGAAGGAGGAGAACCTCGACCGCAAGGCTGAAGCCTACGAACGGCGCGAACGGCAGCTTACGCAGCGCGAGCAGGAGGCTGAGGCCGCCCGCGCCCAGCTCGAAGAGCTGCGCCAGCAGCGGCTGCACGAGATCGAGCGCGTGGGCCAGCTCTCCAGCGCCGAGGCCCGCGAGCTGCTGATGAGCGAAGTCGAGCGCGAGGTGCGCGAGGACGCGATCCGGCGCATGCAGCAGATCGAGGCCGAGTACAAGGAGCAGGCCGGCCGCCGCGCCCGCGAAATCGTCGCCACCGCCATCCAGCGCATTACCTCGGACGTGACGGCCGAGACCACGGTCTCGGTCGTTCCCATCCCCAGCGACGACATGAAGGGCCGCATCATCGGGCGCGAGGGGCGCAACATCCGCGCCCTGGAGCAGGCGACCGGCTGCGACCTGATCATCGACGACACGCCAGACGCGGTCACGCTCTCCGGCTTCGACCCCGTGCGCCGCGAGATCGCGCGCATTGCCCTCTCGCACCTCGTGCAGGACGGACGCATTCACCCCACGCGCATCGAAGAAGTGGTGGAGAAGGCGCGCGGCGAGGTGGAGGCGTCGCTGCGCGGCGACGGCGAGACGGCGGCGGTGGAGGCGGGCGTGCCGAACCTGCATCCCGAGCTGATGCGCCTGCTGGGCAAGCTCAAGTACCGCATGAGCCTCGGTCAGAACGTGCTCAAGCACTCGCAGGAAACCGCGCAGATCGGCGCCCTGCTGGCGGCGGAGCTGAAGGCCGACGTTTCGATCGTGCGCCGCGCCGGCCTGCTGCACGACATCGGCAAGGCGGCCGACCACGAGGTTGAAGGCAGCCACGCGCAGATCGGCGCCGAGCTGGCGAAGCGCTTCGGCATGCCGCCGGCCGTGGTGCACTGCATCGAGGCGCACAAGGACGAGGTCGAGCCACGCAGCGTCGAGGCCACGCTCGTGCAGATCGCCGATGCGATCGCCGGGCAGCGGCCGGGGGCGCGGCGCGAGTCACTCGAGTATTACGTCAAGCGGCTCGAAGACCTGGAAGTCGTCGCCAACGGCTTCGAGGGCGTGCGCGAGTCGTTCGCGATTCAAGCGGGGCGCGAGGTGCGGGTGATCGTGAAGCCCGAGCAGATCGACGAGCTGGCGACGATGCGCCTGGCGCGCGACCTCAGCCGCAAGATCGAGGAGACGATGGAGTATCCCGGCCAGGTGAAGGTCACGGTCGTGCGCGAGACGCGCGCCGTCGAGTACGCGCGCTAG
- a CDS encoding PHP domain-containing protein has product MASGDFHTHSTHSDGKKTTGELAALAARAGLRAIALTDHDSTAGVRDMAAALKSHGIRLVPGVELSTDIPGSEVHVLGYFMDIDDRAFQAELARFREGRLGRGLRMIEKLRALGMDVSWERVQEIAGDASVGRPHVAQHLVERGYVESIPEAFDRFIGRNGPAYAEREKLTPTEAVQMIRKAGGLPVVAHPHYTPNAEAILAELAGQGLGGMEVYYKDLGPEKVAELLAIATRLRLLPTGGSDYHALKNPGEREPGDIPLPDEAVEALLAAGEGCACPVVVVS; this is encoded by the coding sequence ATGGCGAGCGGAGATTTTCATACCCACTCCACGCACTCAGACGGCAAGAAGACGACAGGCGAGCTCGCTGCCCTGGCGGCGCGCGCCGGCCTGCGGGCCATCGCCCTCACCGACCACGACTCGACGGCGGGGGTGCGCGACATGGCGGCCGCGCTCAAGTCGCACGGCATCCGCCTCGTGCCCGGCGTGGAGCTGAGCACCGACATTCCCGGCAGCGAAGTGCACGTGCTCGGCTACTTCATGGACATCGACGACCGGGCGTTCCAGGCGGAGCTGGCCCGCTTCCGCGAGGGCCGGCTGGGCCGCGGCCTGCGTATGATCGAGAAGCTGCGGGCGCTGGGTATGGACGTATCGTGGGAGCGGGTGCAGGAGATCGCCGGCGACGCCTCGGTGGGCAGGCCGCACGTCGCCCAGCACCTGGTGGAACGCGGCTACGTAGAGTCGATTCCCGAGGCGTTCGACCGCTTCATCGGCCGCAACGGCCCCGCCTACGCCGAGCGCGAGAAGCTGACGCCGACGGAGGCGGTGCAGATGATCCGCAAGGCCGGCGGCTTACCCGTCGTCGCACACCCGCACTACACGCCGAACGCGGAGGCGATCCTGGCGGAGCTCGCCGGGCAGGGGCTGGGCGGCATGGAGGTCTACTACAAGGATCTCGGCCCCGAGAAGGTGGCGGAGCTGCTGGCGATCGCCACGCGGCTGAGGCTGCTGCCCACCGGCGGCAGCGACTACCACGCGCTCAAGAACCCCGGTGAGCGCGAGCCGGGCGACATTCCCCTGCCCGACGAGGCCGTGGAGGCGCTGCTCGCCGCCGGCGAAGGCTGCGCTTGCCCCGTGGTCGTCGTATCGTGA
- the fabZ gene encoding 3-hydroxyacyl-ACP dehydratase FabZ, protein MEIIPHRFPFLLVDRIVEIEAGKRAVGIKNVTINEWFFQGHFPGLPVMPGVLIVEALAQVGAVALLSQEQYRGKIGFFAGIDGVRFRRRVVPGDTLRLAVELTRQRGPIGKGAARATVDGALACEGELTFAVDVDGTRG, encoded by the coding sequence ATGGAGATCATCCCGCACCGCTTTCCCTTCCTGCTGGTTGATCGCATCGTCGAGATCGAGGCGGGGAAACGGGCGGTCGGGATCAAGAACGTCACGATCAACGAGTGGTTTTTCCAGGGCCACTTTCCCGGCCTGCCGGTGATGCCCGGCGTGCTGATCGTCGAGGCGCTGGCACAGGTCGGCGCCGTGGCGCTGCTCAGCCAGGAGCAGTACCGTGGCAAGATCGGCTTCTTCGCCGGCATCGACGGCGTGCGCTTCCGCCGCCGCGTCGTGCCCGGCGACACGCTGCGGCTGGCAGTGGAACTGACGCGGCAGCGAGGACCGATCGGCAAAGGCGCCGCGCGCGCTACCGTCGACGGCGCCCTCGCCTGCGAGGGCGAGCTAACCTTCGCGGTAGATGTGGACGGGACCAGGGGATAG